The genomic DNA GCGCTCACCGAAGTCCCCTCTCCCCTCCCGGACGCTTCCGCCGAATCCCCTTCGGAGCCGTCCACTCCGCTCCTGAATCGCGAGCTCTCCTGGCTCGCGTTCAACGATCGGGTGATCGAGGAGGCGGAGGACACGTCCCATCCGCTCCTGGAGAGGCTGAAGTTCCTCGCGATCTCCGAGACGAATCTCGACGAGTTCTTCATGATCCGCGTCGCCGGCCTGCGCGCCCAGCTCTCGGCGGAGGTCACGGAGCGCTCGATCGACGGCCTGACGCCGGGCGAGCAGCTCGACGCGGCGCGGCGGACGGTCAAGAAGATGATCCAGCGGCAGACGAAGTGCCTCGTCGAGGACCTGATCCCGCGCCTCGCCGACGCGGGAATCACGATCCTGCCGATCGCCTCTCTCGACGATTCGCGGCGCGTGTCGGCGGGAGAATATTTCCGGCGAACCGTCTTCCCGGTCCTCACCCCGCTCGCCTTCGACCCGGGACACCCCTTCCCGTTCCTCTCCAATCTCTCGCTCAACGTCGCGGCGGAACTGAAGAACCCGGAGACCGGCGCCGTCCAGTTCGCGCGCGTGAAGGTGCCCCCCACCCTCCCGCGGCTCGTGCCGCTCCGCCGGATCGTTCTCGGCAAGAAGAAGCTCGACCCGGAGCACGCCGAATTCGTCTTTCTCGAGGACCTCATCCAGGCGAACCTCGCCGACCTGTTCCCGGGGATGACCGTCGTCTCGTCCTACCTCTTCCGGGTGACGCGGGACGCCGACATCGAGATCCAGGAGGACGAGGCGGGGGATCTCCGCGCGACGATCGAGCACGAGATCCGGCAGCGGAAGTTCGGCGCCGTCGTGAGGCTGGAAGTCGCGCCGCGGACGCCGAAGAAGGTGCGCAAGCTCCTCGTCAAGCAGCTCGAGATCCAGGAAGACGACGTGTACGAGGTGCCCGGACCCCTCGGCTCCGGCGATCTGCTCGCGCTCACCCGGCTCGACCGGAAGGAGCTGAAGGACCCTCCCTTCACGCCCGCGGTTCCCGCGTGCCTCGCCGTCGGGCACGACCTCTTCGGCGCGATTCGCGACGGCGACATCCTCCTGCATCATCCGTACGACTCCTTCTCCCCGGCGGTCGAGCTCATCGACCGGGCGGCGTCGGACCCGAAGGTCCTCGCGATCAAGATGACGCTCTACCGCACGAACGCCGATTCCCCGTTCATCCGCTCCCTGATCCGCGCGGCCGAGCAGGGAAAACAGGTGGCGGTCCTCGTCGAGCTCAAGGCCCGGTTCGACGAAGAGCACAACATCGAATGGGCGAAGGCGCTCGAAGAGGCCGGCGTCCACGTCGTCTACGGCGTGATGGGGTTGAAGACCCACGCGAAGATCGCGCTCGTCGTCCGGCGCGAGAAGGACGAGATCCGGCGCTACGTGCACCTCTCGACGGGCAATTACAACTCGCTCACCGCGAAGGTCTACACCGACCTGGCGCTCCTGACCGCGCGCCCGGAATTCGGCGAAGACGCGACCGAGCTCTTCAACTCGCTGACCGGGTGCTCCCTTCGGGCGTCGTACGAGCGCCTCGTGGTCGCGCCGCGCGACCTCCACCGGCGGACGATCGAGCTCATCGAGCGCGAGACGAAGAACGCCCGCGAAGGAAAGCCCTCCGGGATCAAGGCGAAGATGAACGCGCTCCTCGATCCCGCCGTGATCCGCGCGCTCTACGAGGCGTCGCAGGCCGGC from Thermoanaerobaculia bacterium includes the following:
- the ppk1 gene encoding polyphosphate kinase 1, producing the protein MALTEVPSPLPDASAESPSEPSTPLLNRELSWLAFNDRVIEEAEDTSHPLLERLKFLAISETNLDEFFMIRVAGLRAQLSAEVTERSIDGLTPGEQLDAARRTVKKMIQRQTKCLVEDLIPRLADAGITILPIASLDDSRRVSAGEYFRRTVFPVLTPLAFDPGHPFPFLSNLSLNVAAELKNPETGAVQFARVKVPPTLPRLVPLRRIVLGKKKLDPEHAEFVFLEDLIQANLADLFPGMTVVSSYLFRVTRDADIEIQEDEAGDLRATIEHEIRQRKFGAVVRLEVAPRTPKKVRKLLVKQLEIQEDDVYEVPGPLGSGDLLALTRLDRKELKDPPFTPAVPACLAVGHDLFGAIRDGDILLHHPYDSFSPAVELIDRAASDPKVLAIKMTLYRTNADSPFIRSLIRAAEQGKQVAVLVELKARFDEEHNIEWAKALEEAGVHVVYGVMGLKTHAKIALVVRREKDEIRRYVHLSTGNYNSLTAKVYTDLALLTARPEFGEDATELFNSLTGCSLRASYERLVVAPRDLHRRTIELIERETKNAREGKPSGIKAKMNALLDPAVIRALYEASQAGVPVDLAVRGVCSLRPRLEGISENIRVISVVGRFLEHSRMFAFENGGRPEVYLSSADWMPRNFFRRVEAQFPLVDPALARHARDILDDCLRDTARARELRSDGTYVRVAAEEPFDSQANFLEESRRRTQRAIEQLRRGPFAEEEPSENPGEGGDAAAPEKIAG